A DNA window from Massilia putida contains the following coding sequences:
- a CDS encoding copper-binding protein — protein MKRFAQLAFISALTISGTAFGQTGDMKGMEMKKGCMDMKDMKGMDMNNMKGMNMEGCKEMMKENTADSKVQGTSKEGTVHKTSAVVKSVDPANGKVTLAHDQVKTLNWPAMTMTFGVKDKSLLDKLAVGKKVDVEFTQQGSNYVVSAVK, from the coding sequence ATGAAACGTTTTGCCCAACTGGCCTTTATTTCTGCACTGACCATTTCCGGAACCGCCTTCGGCCAGACAGGCGACATGAAGGGCATGGAAATGAAAAAGGGTTGCATGGACATGAAGGATATGAAAGGCATGGACATGAACAATATGAAAGGCATGAATATGGAGGGATGTAAGGAGATGATGAAGGAGAACACTGCCGACAGCAAAGTCCAAGGTACCTCCAAGGAAGGCACAGTACACAAGACGTCAGCCGTGGTGAAATCGGTAGATCCGGCCAACGGCAAGGTGACACTTGCCCATGACCAGGTAAAGACCCTGAACTGGCCGGCAATGACGATGACTTTCGGCGTCAAGGACAAGTCTTTGCTCGACAAGCTCGCAGTCGGAAAGAAAGTGGACGTTGAGTTCACGCAGCAAGGATCGAACTACGTCGTTTCAGCAGTTAAATAA